The genomic segment gtgtgtgaagtgtaatttgtggctctgtgtgtgaagtgtaattTGTGGCTGAAGTGTaatttgtggctctgtgtgtgaagtgtaatttgtggctctgtgtgtgaagtgtaatttgtggctctgtgtgtgaagtgtaatttgtggctctgtgtgtgaagtgtaatttgtggctctgtgtgtgaagtgtaatttgtggctctgtgtgtgaagtgtaattTGTGGCTGAAGTGTaatttgtggctgtgtgtgtgtgaagtgtaatttgtggctctgtgtgtgaaatttaattTGTGGCTGAAGTGTaatttgtggctctgtgtgtgaagtgtaatttgtggctctgtgtgtgaagtgtaatttgtggctctgtgtgtgaagtgtaattTGTGGCTGAAGTGTaatttgtggctctgtgtgtgaaatttaattTGTGGCTGAAGTGTaatttgtggctctgtgtgtgtgaagtgtaatttgtggctgtgtgtgtgtgaagtgtaatttgtggctctgtgtgtgaagtgtaattTGTGGCTGTaatttgtggctctgtgtgtgaagtgtaatGTGTGAAGTGTaatttgtggctctgtgtgtgaagtgtaattTGTGGCTCTATGTGTGAAATGTAATTTGTGGCTCTGTATGTGCTCATTCATCTTTCCTCTATGCGTTTaaatataccttttttttctttgtttttaaattaaaGGTTGGTATTATACATACTTACAAGTTGGTATCATTCATATTTAACAGTTGTAACAGAATCCTAAAATCATATGCGGgcctgtgttcttttttttattttattctttttttaatacaatatACTATTCATTTTAAAAGAAATTGCAACTTCATAGTTCATAGCAGATTTTTTACCAAATTTGTGTTGTATGTAAGCAAGCATTGGGCACTTGCTGCAATTTCAATAGAACATAGATGGCTAAAGTGACGAGTGAAAAGATCTTTAGATTTTTGTCCTGCTGTTTTTGCCTTATTTCAAGTGAAAGCTGATGATGGTCATTGAGGCCAGAAAGGTTTGTCACTTTTCTTAGGTTGGCTCTGATGTTGGTCAGTGGTGCATCATgggtgtgaagggtgtgtcagtggtgCATCATGGGTGTGAGGGATGTGTCATGGGTGTGAAGGATGTGTCAGTGGTGCATCATGGGTGTGAAGGATGTGTCAGTGGTGCATCACACGTGTCAAGGATGTGTCAGTAAAGCATCGTGGGTGTGAAGGATGTGTCAGTGGTGCATCctgggtgtgcatgcatgaagCTTTAGTaggattgtgtgtcagtgtgggcgaGGGCAGTGAGACAGGGGAGAAAGGGATCCAGAAGTCAGTTGAATGAAGTGCAGGGTGTGTGAACACCACCCAGTGTTGATGGCCatcatcagtgcacacacacaagtctggtGTAAGGTGTTTGGGcttttgtcaccttttttttttttagaccagtTTGAGGATTTAAAAGAGCAATGAATTGCCAGAATTGAATTAAGTTCAAGCCCCTTGTTCTTTCCTTTGCAACAACAAACTGAAGCTGccgtttccctttttttgttgttgttgctgtttttgttcttaaTGTGAAAAATGCATACATAGGAGAAATTGTGGTAACACTTTgtacaaagatgtgtgtgtgtgtcttgtgtgcatATATTGGAGTAGCCAACAGGAGTCCGTGGTTTTGTTTGGTATTTAGCTGCAGCAGTAATGGTTGTGTTTgacctgtgtttgtgtgcttcaTGTCGGGTGAAAGAGTGCAATGTCACAATTGTAAAGGGCAGATGTACCAGTATTGTAGTACAACTGCACTTGTGTCAGAGGGAGCAATTGTTACTATCTACATTACCGATTTTGTACCCGATAGTGAGAAAGTGGTTAAAAGCGACTGCTAGTTTTGTGAAAGTGATATTGTGGTCTTTGTACAGCTTTCTTGTAGCCTTACAtgatgtctcctctctctctcttatctactTGATGTATATATGTCATGTGTACTTTGTGTTGACATAATGCAGTAATATAACagggaaagtaaaagaaaaagaaaacagttcaaGAGAATAAAAGgtctggtaatgtgtgtgtgcatgatgtgagaAAGTGTCTGAATCATGACATCCATTCATATGTAcactgcagtgacacacacacacgacatccatccatctgtacactgcagtcacacacacatgacatccatccatctgtacgttgcagtgacacacacacgacatccatctgtacactgcagtgacacacaaacacacacacacatgacatccatctgtacactgcagtgacacacacacacatgacatccatctgtacactgcagtgacacacacacacatgacatccatctgtacactgcagtgacacacaaacacacacacacatgacatccatCTGTACACTGCAgcgacacacacatgacatccatctgtacactgcagtgacacacacacacacacatgacatccatctgtacactgcagtgacacacacacacacacacagacatacatctgTACActgcagcgacacacacacacacatccatctgtacactgcagtgacacacacacacacgacatccatctgtacactgcagtgacacacacacacacgacatccatctgtacactgcagtgacacacacacacacgacatccatTCATATGTACACGTCTACACTTCAATGACATACAGGTGACATCCATTCATCTGTGTACACTTCTGTGACACACGTGCGACATCCATTCATGTGTACACATCTACACTTCAATGACATACAGGCGACATCCACTCCTCTCTGTACacgtcagtgacacacacgcatGACATCCATTCATATGTACACGTCTACACTTCAATGACATACAGGTGACGTCCATTCATCTGTGACACACATGACATCCATTCATATGTACACTTCAGTGACATGCAGGTGACATCCATTTGTCTGTGTACACTTTAGTGACACATGACATCCATTCATATATACACTTCTACACTTAAGTGACACACATGACATCCATTGATCAGCACACACATCTTTACTTCAATGACATGTACATGACACATTTTCATCTGTACACGTCTTCACTTCGGTGATACATGACATCCATTCAactgtgcacacatgtacacttcAATGACACACATGACATCTGTTCATCTGTACACATGTCGACACTCCAGTGAGATACACATGACATCCATTCATCTGTACACGTCTACacttcagtgacacacacatgacacccaTTCATCTGTGCAAATGTCTTCGAACCACACCAGCCACTACCAAAAATGGTGAACACTTTAGATTGCAAGTTAAATAGGTGCCTATCTCGGGTCATCTCCCTGAAACAAAAAATATTGGTAATCTCTTTTTTAAttcttccacacaacacacaaccttcAGGAATGGATTAAACACACAAAGGTGATGACACGGATTATCCAACGTCTCCTGTTCTCACCTCTATCAAGTTCATGCCTTCAGTCTTTCATAATACTCCCTTAGGTTATCATCACACACTGGACATAGTGTACCATGAAACAGACACTGGACATAGTATACCATAAAACTGCCACTGGACATAGTGTACCATGGACATAGTGTACCATAAAACAGCCACTGGACATAGTGTACCATGGACATGTGTACCATAAAAAAGCCACTGGACATAGTATACCATGGACATGGACATAGTATACCATGAAACAGCCACTGGACATAGTATACCATGGACATTGTATAACATGAAACAGCCACTGGACATAGTATACCATGAAACAGACACTGGACATAGTATACCATGAAACACTGGACATAGTATACcatgatacagaaacagacactggaCATAGTATACCATGGACATAGTATACCATGAAACAGACACTGGACATAGTATACCATGGACATTGTATAACATGAAACAGACACTGGACAATGTATACCATGAAACAGACACTGGACATAGTATACCATGAAACAGACACTGGACATAGTATACCATGGACATAGTATACCATGAAACAGCCACTGGACATAGTATACCATGGACATTGTATAACATGAAACAGCCACTGGACATAGTATACCATGGACATAGTATACCATGAAACAGCCACTGGACATAGTATACCATGGACATTGTATAACATGAAACAGACACTGGACAATGTATACCATGAAACAGACACTGGACATTGTATACCATGAAACAGACACTGGACAATGTATACCATGAAACATGAAACAGACACTGGACAATGTATACCATGAAACATGAAACAGACACTGGACAATGTATACCATGAAACATACACTGGACAATGTATACCATGAAACAGACACTGGACATAGTATACCATGGAAACAGACACTGGACATAGTATACCATGAAACAGACACTGGACAATAGTATACCATGAAACAGACACTGGACATAGTATACCATGAAAGAGACACTGGACACAGTGTATCATGATACAGCTGGTGGAATGTTCTGCATGTTTATGTAATAGCAACCAACATCCACCTCAGgctttgtttttaaattataGCACAATCTGTCACTCACACAATGACAGCGTAATCTATCACTTACAATGACAGCACAGTCTGTTACACGGACACTTACAATGACAGCACAGTCTGTTACACGGACACTTACAATGACAGCACAGTCTGTTACACGGACACTTACAATGACAGCACAGTCTGTTACACAGACACTTACAATGACAGCACAGTCTGTTACATGGACACTTACAATGACAGCACAGTCTGTTACATAGACACTTACAATGACAGCACAATCTGTTACACGGACACTTACAATGACAGCACAGTCTGTTATACAGACACTTACAATGACAGCACAGTCTGTTACACAGACACTTACAATGACAGCACAGTCTGTTACACGGACACTTACAATGACAGCACAATCTGTTACACGGACACTTACAATGACAGCACAGTCTGTTACACGGACACTTACAATGACAGCACAGTCTGTTACACAGACACTTACAATGACAGCACAGTCTGTTACACAGACAATATGTCACAACAATCTGTCACTCACACAATGACAGCACAATCTGTCACTCACACAATGACAGCACAGTCTGTTACACAGACACTTACAATGACAGCACAGTCTGTTACACAGACAATATGTCACAAACTGACAGCACAATCTGTCACTCACACAATGACAGCACAATCTCCCACACAATGACAGCACAATCTGTCACTCACACAATGACAGCACAATCTCCCACACAATGACAGCACAATCTGTCACTCACACAATGACAGCACAATCTCCCACACAATGACAGCACAATCTGTCACTCACACAATGACAGCACAATCTGTCACTCACAATGACAGCACAATCTGTCACTCACAATGACAGCACAATCTGTCACTCACACAATGACAGCACAATCTGTCACACAGTCCCCCAATCACAGCCTTCAGCCCAGCAGTCAGGTACCACTGGTTCCAGGCCAGTGGCTGTGTGCTGTCCCTgtgccctcaccaccctcactgccccccctttcctccttcaCACCCGGGCGGCCGGCAGCCCCAGGGGAGGTCAGCCTGCTCAACACCTGCTGCTTCCAGGCGTCATCATCCAGCTGGCAGGCCCAGTCTGGAATGTTGGCCTTTGGCAGCTGGAAGCCCACCATTGCTGACTTCACCTTGGTCAGCTGAGCTGAAATTGTCATCACTGCTCTGTACTTTGGTATCATTTCCATTCAACACGCACTGTGATATACAATGGTTGGGATCATCATTCACTGTTCTatagggcagacagacaggttgccACAGGACAGCGAGACAAGTTTTCACAGGACAGTGAGACCTGTTCCCATGAGACAGACAAGTTT from the Babylonia areolata isolate BAREFJ2019XMU chromosome 21, ASM4173473v1, whole genome shotgun sequence genome contains:
- the LOC143295908 gene encoding uncharacterized protein LOC143295908, whose amino-acid sequence is MNEHIQSHKLHFTHRATNYTSHTEPQITLHTLHFTHRATNYSHKLHFTHRATNYTSHTHSHKLHFTHTEPQITLQPQIKFHTQSHKLHFSHKLHFTHRATNYTSHTEPQITLHTQSHKLHFSHKLNFTHRATNYTSHTHSHKLHFSHKLHFTHRATNYTSHTEPQITLHTQSHKLHFTHRATNYTSHTEPQITLHTQSHKLHFSHKLHFTHRATNYTSHTEPQITLHTQSHKLHFTHRATNYTSHTQPQITIHTQSHKLHFTHRATNYISHTEPQITLHTHRATNYTSHIEPQITLHTQSHKLHFKQHWPHSGHL